CCCTCTCATCTTGACCTGGTTCTTTACCATGGGGCACACCTGGAAATCAGGTTATTTCTTTGTGGGTTCCATACAGATTTCCCTTGGCATCCTGTTCTTACTTACTTCCAAGATGTGGGCAGTAAAAGAGGATAACAAAGAAAGCAAACAAGAAAAGATATCTTACCGCTTGACCCTCCAAAAACCCTTGGTCTGGCTGAGCATTGTGATTTTTTTCATATATACAGGACTAGAGGTAAGTGTGGGCCAATGGTTATTTACCATCCTGACCAAGTCCAGGACTATTCCGGAAGAATCAGCAGGCTTATGGGTAAGTACATTTTGGGGAAGCCTAACCATCGGGAGGATTTTATTCGGGTTCCTATTGCAAAGAAACAATGCCATTCAGGTACTGTATATAGCCATGGCCGGGATCATATTGGGGGCGGGGGCTTTTATGACTGATCTATCCACTTTAATGAGCTTCACAGGAATCTTTTTAATTGGATTTTCTTGTGCTCCTATTTTCCCTTCGATGATAGCCCTGGTGCCAAACCTTTTTGGGGAAAAGTTTGCTGCCAATATTATTGGTTTCCAAGTCTCTGCAGCCATGATTGGAGGAGCTATTCTGCCGGCTGTTTCAGGTTTTCTTACAGATACCTTTGGTTTGGAAATCATTCCGGTCTCATTCCTGATCCAGGCAATTTTTTTGGCCTTATCCTACGTTTTTCTCATCAAAAACCTGAAAATCAAATACTGAAATATTTAAATTTCATCATTCGTCCATACCTGATTTTCACCAGTTAAACGGCTGATTTTTCATTCGGTCGATTTTCATTATGTTATTATTACACATAGAACTAAACTTAGGCTAATTTGCTCAACCTCAAATAACCCGATTTCCTGATGAAAAACAGAAGAGAATTTTTGAAAAACTCCTTAATGGTTGCAACTGGACTATCCCTGACGCCTTTGTGGCTGGAAGGGGCTCCGGCCATCATCAAATCCTACAATAAGCCCAATTCCAAGATCAATGGGGTGCAGATAGGTTGTATAACCTATTCTTATCGCTCTATGCAGGATCAGAGCCTTGAAGCAAACATTCAGTATATCAAAGAGTCGGGCATAAGTGCAGTGGAAATGATGGGGGAACCAGTGGAATATTTTGCCGGGATGCCACAACCAACCTTCAACCGGATGAGGGCTTTCCAATTAGGGGGCAAACAGCGAAGGGGTGAGGAACTGACCGCAAGTGAAAAGGAAGAATTGGCGGAAATCAGATCCCAATCAGAGGCATACGCCAAGCTTGTAGCGGATTGGAGAAACAAGACTGATTTCAAAAAATTTGAGCAGGCAGCCAAAATGTTTAAAGATGCCGGAATTGAGGTTTATGCTTTTAAGCCCAATGCTTTTGGCGTAAATAATTCAGACGCCGAAGTAGCTTATGGCATGAAAGCAGCGAAAATTCTGGGTGCCAGCCATATCACCTTGGAGCATCCATCCGATGATGCTCAAACCCTCCGTCTGGGAAAACTGGGAGATATCCACAAAATGAAAGTGGGCTATCACGGACACGAGCAGCAGACTTTTACCTTTTGGGACACTTCCTTGGCACAGAGCAAAAGCAATGGACTGAACTTCGATATTGGCCACTACATAGCAGCAGGCCATCCCGACATGATGGAACTCATCCAAAAACAACAGGCAAGAATCTGGAGCATGCACATCAAAGACCGTCAAACCCCCGCTAACGGAAAAGGCAATTTAGCTTGGGGAACGGGAGATACGCCTGTTGAAGAAGTATTGAGGATGATGCGCGACAAAAAATATAAATTTCCTGCCACCATCGAGCTGGAATACCAGGTTCCGGGCAATTCTGACGCCGTTAAAGAAGTACAAAAATGCCTTGAATTCTGTAGAAAGGCCCTAGTTTAATTTTACTCAAATAAATTGTAAGCAATATATGTGCATCCCAAATCCCATGAGGTTTAGCCTGATATTTACTTTCTGCACCCTCCTGCTTTTCTCCTGTAAAGACCGCCAGGATGATCCCAGCATCAAGCCCGAAGACAACCGCTTTACCAAGGTAGTCCTGACAGAAGGAATGGACGAGCCTATGGAAATGACCTTTCTACCCGGTAGACGCATCCTGTTTGTAGAAAGAAAAGGAGCGGTCAAAGTATTTGATGAAAATACAGGGGAATTGACCCAAGTGGGTTTTGTTCCTGTGAATACCAAATACACCAACAAAGAAGGGGTGGTCAGAGAAGCAGAGGAAGGGCTGATGGGAGTAATCGCAGATCCCAATTATGAAAAAAACAACTGGATTTACATGTACTATGCAGATCCGGATGTACCCAAACATGTTTTGGCAAGATGGGAACTCAAAGGAAATGAACTGATTGAGGCTTCCAAGAAAATCCTTCTGGAAGTCCCTACCCAAAGGGAAGAATGCTGCCATACCGGCGGTGGAATGGTATTTGACAAGGATGGAAATCTTTACCTGACTACGGGTAACAATACCGTCAATCCAAGAGAAGGGACTTCCAATTTGGATGAAAGGCCAGGGCATGAAAACTCAGATGATCAAAGGGCACCCAGCAATACCAATGACCTGAGAGGAAAAATCCTCAGGATCAAACCCGAACCTGACGGCACTTACAGCATTCCCAAGGGAAATTTATTCCCGGTGGGCATGGAAAAAACCCGTCCTGAAATCTATACCATGGGCCATCGAAATCCATGGAGGCCAACTTTGGACAGCAAAACAGGATACCTGTATTGGGGAGAAGTGGGACCTGATGCAGTTACTGATTCCATTTGGGGCCCTAAAGGTTATGATGAATTTAATCAGGCCAAAGGCCCCGGATTTTTTGGCTGGCCTTATTTTATTGGTGATAACCAAGCTTATACCAGACATGACTATGAGACCAATACCTATGGGGAACCCTATGATGTCAATAACCCTGTCAACGAATCTGTCAACAACACAGGATTGAAAGAACTCCCCCCTCCTATCCCGGCCATGATTTGGTATCCTTATGGCGTCTCAGAAGAATTCCCTATGCTGGGAAGTTCCGGCCGTTCCGCTACAGGAGGACCTGTTTTTAGAAAAACAGATTTCAAAAAAGATGCACCATTTGTCTTTCCGGCTTACTATGAGGGCAAATGGTTGATCGTGGACTTTATGCGTGGCTGGATCATGGCCGTGACCATGGATAATAATGGGGATTATGTCTCTATGGAGCGATTTTTGCCCAATGAAACCTTTAGTTCTGCAATAGACATGGATTTTGGTCCTGATGGCGCGCTCTACATCCTGGAATATGGCTCTGCCTGGTTCCGTGGCAACCCCAATTCCAGGATTGTGAAAATCGAATACAATGGCGGTAACCGAAAGCCAATTGTACAGGCTTCTGCTGATAAAAATGCCGGGGCTGTGCCTTTTACCGCTCATCTATCCGCTGAAGGCACACTGGATTATGATTCCTATGATCAGGGAAAATTAAAATATGAATGGAAGATCCTTTCAGACAAGGGCACACAAACGCTTTTGAAAGAAAAAAACCCTTCTTTTAATTTCAATGAAGCCGGAACCTATCAGGTGACATTAACGGTGACGGACACCAAAGGGGAGCAAAACAGCGCCGGATTCCAGATCTTTGCAGGTAACGAACCCCCACAGGTAAAAATTGAATTTTCAGGAAACAGGACATTCTATTTTGGACAACCTGAAATCCAATATGCTGTAATGGTTTCGGACAAGGAAGACGGATCTACCCAAGAGGGAAAAATCAAGGCAGAAGAAGTCGCCATTACCTTTGATTATGTACCATCCGGATTTGATCCGATTGAAATAGCTTCCAAGCAAAGCGGAGCAGAAACCATGGCTATCCTGAACCTAGGAAAAAATCTGATCGAAGGCAGTGATTGCAAATCATGTCACCAATATGACAAATCATCCATAGGTCCAAGCTATGTGGCCGTGGCGGAAAAGTATGCTAAAACACCGGGTAACATCGAATATTTGGTGGATAAAATCCTCAATGGGGGCAGCGGCGTATGGGGTGACCATGGAATGAGCGCCCATCCCGAACTCAGTGAGGCAGATGCCAAAAGAATGGTGGACTTTATCCTTAGTATGAATGAAGTGAAACCAACTGTAATTCCTTTGCCACTAAGCGGTAGCATCAAACCGGAAATTCCTGATGGAGAAGATGGGCAGGGAAGTTTCCTTCTGAGGGCTTCCTATACCGACAAAGGAGCAGGCCAAATTGCTTCCCTAAGTGGAGTGGATTTTGTAGCGCTTAAAAACCCATATGTAGACCCTCAGTCAGCAGAGATCAGAAAGGGAGTCAATTTATTGACCACACCAAGCATCAATTTCTTTATGGTGGGAGATCAGTCCCACATCGGTTTCAAATCCATTGACCTGACTGGCGTGGAAGCTATCAACATCTTTGTCAATGTGAGCCCAAGAAATGGAGCTGTGGGAGGAATTATTGAAGCCAGGTTGGGTAGTCCGGAGGGTGAAATAATCGGTCAATCCCCAAAAATGGAACCCTTGAACCAGGGCTTCAGAAGGCCACCAGCAGGTATGAACCCCATTCAATGGCGTAGGGAAAACACCCCTCAAGCGAAGATCAAAATCAAGAAAACCCATGGATTACAGGATGTTTTCTTTATCTTCAGAAACACTGACGCAGGCAAGGAAGATATCCTGATGAGTGTGGCTGAAATCCAATTTTCCAATAAAGACTCCCAAGATTAATCTCTTCTGATAATAACCCTTATCCCCTGATTTGAATACTTCAAGTCAGGGGCTTAAATTTTCAGGGAATCCATAAAAACAACCATAATGATGAAAGCCGTTTTTTTCCTTTACTTCTTGTTTCTTTCAAGCCTCGGGTTACACGCCCAAAGCAGCATTAAGCTATATGCTGGAAAGGCCACCGGTTCTGAAGAATGGACCTGGACAGAAAAAGTAATTACCCCATCTCCTGGCAACCGCATCCTCTTTGATGTATCGGAACCGGAATTGTTGCATTTTCCCGCACCAAAGGATAATGCCAATGGCACAGCCATAATCGTAGCTCCCGGAGGCGCATTTCATATTTTATCCATAGACAATGAAGGTATCAGGATAGCTGAATGGTTAAACGGATTAGGTATTTCGGCTTTTGTGTTGAAATACAGATTGGTAAAAAGTAAAACCGATAACCCTTTTGAAACCTTAATGCCCTTAATGCAGGACAAGGATAAACTTGACTCCATCAATGCCCCTGTCGTGGAAATGGCCAAAAATGATGGAATTGAGGCTATGAAATATCTCAGGACCAATGCCGATGAATTGGGCATAGATCCCCAAAAAATCGGGTTTATGGGTTTTTCGGCTGGAGGAACTGTCACGATGTCTGTAGCATTAAGTGCTCCTGAAGAATGGAAACCTGATTTTCTGGCTCCGGTTTACCTTTACAGAAAAGCAGTTATAGGCTCGTTAATGCCGCAGAAAAAGACCCCGATTTTCGTGGCTGTTGCTTCTGATGATGAGCTGGACTTTATGCCCCACAGTGTATCCCTCTATCAGGATTGGTTTGCAGCAGGCCATCCTTCAGAATTGCATGTGTATGAAAATGGCGGACATGGATTTGGATTTGCGAAAAAAGGAACAAGCTCAGACCAATGGACAATTAATTTTGAACATTGGCTCCGGATTAGAGGGCTTATTGATAAGCCATAAAATGATAAAGTAAGGTTTGAAATTTATCCAACCTTCAGCAAATCCTATTTGCCAAATCATTGATTATGACTACCTTGTCTTATCACCAGTTCAGGTAAGCCTTATGCAAACAGGTTATGAAAATACAAAGGATAAAATAGATGGTTCTGATGACTTACCCGGTAACCCTACCACTTCCGTCAACGGCAGCAACCGTCTCAATGACAGATCAAATGGGAAACCCTTAAGGATACTCAGCGAGGAAGATTGGCAATTTTGGATCCAGAATGGTTATGTTGTCATCAAAAATGCAGTCCCCAAATCTCAGGTAAAAGATACAGCAGATTTTCTGTGGGAATTTGAAGACAAGGATCCCAACAATCCCGATACCTGGTATAAAAACCCCTACAATGAAATGGAAATGAAGGAATTGGTAGGGACCGGGATGGTGGAAGTGTACAATCATCAACATCTCTGGAACAACCGGCAAATGCCGAAAATCTATCATGCCTTTGTGGATATTTGGGGTACTGAAAAGCTATGGGTGACAATCGATCGGGCCAACTTAAATTTCCCAATCCGGCCCGGCCATGAATACAAGGCTTTCATCCATTGGGATTATGACCCGGAAACCAGGCCTCAAAATGTACAGGGTGTACTGGCATTGGCAGACCAAACGGATGAAAACATGGGTGGATTTCAGTGTATCCCTGAACTTTACCGGGAGTATGAGACATGGAAACTTACCCAGCCAACTGATAGAAACCGCTTCCTTCCTGATATCAGCGGTATGGAAGACAAGATTGTCAAAGTCAAACTTGAAGCAGGTGATTTATTGATTTTCAACAGTTTGCTGCCCCATGGCATCCGTGCCAACCGATCCGATAAAGTCAGGATGGCGCAGTATATCTCGATGGTGCCCGCTGAGGAGGAGAATGATCTTCTTAGAGAATGGCGCATCAATTCCTGGAAAAACCGTACAGCCCCTACAGGATATGCATTTCCGGGAGATCCAAGAAACTGGGAACAGACCAGATATGAAACAGCTGTTTTATCACCTTTGGGCAGGAAATTACTTGGACTGGATAGGTGGTGAGGATTAAATCTTCAGGAATCTATTACGATACATTTTTAGGCTTTGATCTTTTTACACAGGGGTTTTCCCCGGGCTAACACAGATCGGCCCTTCAGGCCTTTACCCGTTTTTGTGTTCCCAAATCCGACCTTCGACATCCCACTTTCGAAATCCATCTTCTTAATGAAACCCTTAATTTCTGAACTTCCTAATGGTTTAAAATCCGACTTCAAAGTTCCGAAATCCGACTTTCGACCCCCCCCTTTTTACTTTTGCCTTTTTACTTGGCTCTTATTCACATTCCCACCCTACATCCTGGCCCCTCGCTAAATTAGTCAACTGGACTAATTTTTAACGCTCGGTCCCCCTTTCCCGCCTCTGCATAATCTCATAGGCCTTTTCTTTACTTACCCCAAATACTTTCCCATCCAGGGCATCTTTCATAAATTCATCGATATAGCGCTGAGAGATAGCGGTATTGTCCTGGTATTTTTCCCTAAGTGCCGCAAGTCTTCGGTGAAGATCTGCTTTGATTTCTACATAGGCCGGATCATCATAAAAATTTTTTAACTCCAGGGGATCCTTATTTCTATCCAATAATTCCCACTGATCTTCCACGTAATAATAATGCACCAATTTGTAATCTTTGGTCACGATGGCATAGTGCCTATTGACCATGTGTTCGGCTGGGTACTCATAATAATGGTAATATACTGCATCCCGAGTCCATTTATCATTCTGCCCTGTGAGAATAGGAATCAGGCTCTCTCCCTGCATGTCCGAGGGAGCTTGGATACCTGCAGCCTCCAGGAATGTTTGGGCAAAATCAAGATTCTGAACCAATTCATCTGATCGGGAACCTGCTTTTACTTTTCCTGGCCAGGATATCAGGAGAGGTGTCTTAAAGGACTCATCATAAATAAATCGCTTGTCGTACCAACCATGCTCTCCCAAATAAAAACCTTGGTCCGAGGTATACACGATGATGGTATTTTCCATCAGGCCATTGGCTTCTAAATAATCTAACAAGCGGCCCATATTTTCATCTACCGCCTGTATGGTTCCCAGATAATCCTGCATGTAGCGTTGGTATTTCCAGCGCATTTTCTCCTCATCTGTCATGCTAGGATAAACCTTGGCAAAAGCTTCATTTACTTTGCCATAAGCTCTCCTGAAATTCTCCATTTGTGAAGCATCAAACCGGCTGTATTCAAATTCATACCTGGGCTTATCAAAGCCAATTTCTGGAATCCCCAATTCATCCATCAATTCAGGAAAAACCTTATGGTCCCCCGCCCAGCTCATGTGCTTCAGGATATTCATTTCAGCTTCTGCTGCCGGGGAAGTCCTACCACTATAATCATCAAAGAGCGTGGCAGGCTCTGGAAAGGTCCGGTTGGTAAATTCCTCCAAATGCCTTTCCGCCATCAACCAAGACCTATGAGGAGCCTTATGCAGGTACATCAATAAGAATGGCTGGTCTTCTTTGCGCTCATTTCCCAACCAATACAAGGTCATATCGGTGATAATGTCTGTCACGTAACCATTGACAGTAATATTGCCTTCATACTTGGTAATGAATTCAGGATTGTAATAGGCCCCTTGGCCGGGAAGGATTTTAAACTGGTCAAAGCCCTTGGGATTGTTGCCAAAATGTAATTTTCCGAACATGGCTGTCTGGTAACCGGCCTGTTGGAGAATTTGTGGAAAGGTGATATTCGTAGTATCAAAATGGAAATGGTTATCCACTTTACCGTTGAGGTGGGAATGCTTACCTGTAAGTATGGTAGCCCGGGATGGGGCACAGATCGAATTGGTCACACTGGCATTGGTAAACAACATGCCCATGCTGGCCAGTCTGTCGATGTTTGGCGTTTGGATCAATCGCTTATCATAAGCAGATATCGCCTGATAGGCATGATCATCTGACATGATAAAAATAATATTGGGTCTTTTGGAGACTATCGTTTCAGAGGGTTTGGGGCTACAG
This Cecembia calidifontis DNA region includes the following protein-coding sequences:
- a CDS encoding PQQ-dependent sugar dehydrogenase; its protein translation is MRFSLIFTFCTLLLFSCKDRQDDPSIKPEDNRFTKVVLTEGMDEPMEMTFLPGRRILFVERKGAVKVFDENTGELTQVGFVPVNTKYTNKEGVVREAEEGLMGVIADPNYEKNNWIYMYYADPDVPKHVLARWELKGNELIEASKKILLEVPTQREECCHTGGGMVFDKDGNLYLTTGNNTVNPREGTSNLDERPGHENSDDQRAPSNTNDLRGKILRIKPEPDGTYSIPKGNLFPVGMEKTRPEIYTMGHRNPWRPTLDSKTGYLYWGEVGPDAVTDSIWGPKGYDEFNQAKGPGFFGWPYFIGDNQAYTRHDYETNTYGEPYDVNNPVNESVNNTGLKELPPPIPAMIWYPYGVSEEFPMLGSSGRSATGGPVFRKTDFKKDAPFVFPAYYEGKWLIVDFMRGWIMAVTMDNNGDYVSMERFLPNETFSSAIDMDFGPDGALYILEYGSAWFRGNPNSRIVKIEYNGGNRKPIVQASADKNAGAVPFTAHLSAEGTLDYDSYDQGKLKYEWKILSDKGTQTLLKEKNPSFNFNEAGTYQVTLTVTDTKGEQNSAGFQIFAGNEPPQVKIEFSGNRTFYFGQPEIQYAVMVSDKEDGSTQEGKIKAEEVAITFDYVPSGFDPIEIASKQSGAETMAILNLGKNLIEGSDCKSCHQYDKSSIGPSYVAVAEKYAKTPGNIEYLVDKILNGGSGVWGDHGMSAHPELSEADAKRMVDFILSMNEVKPTVIPLPLSGSIKPEIPDGEDGQGSFLLRASYTDKGAGQIASLSGVDFVALKNPYVDPQSAEIRKGVNLLTTPSINFFMVGDQSHIGFKSIDLTGVEAINIFVNVSPRNGAVGGIIEARLGSPEGEIIGQSPKMEPLNQGFRRPPAGMNPIQWRRENTPQAKIKIKKTHGLQDVFFIFRNTDAGKEDILMSVAEIQFSNKDSQD
- a CDS encoding phytanoyl-CoA dioxygenase family protein, with the translated sequence MQTGYENTKDKIDGSDDLPGNPTTSVNGSNRLNDRSNGKPLRILSEEDWQFWIQNGYVVIKNAVPKSQVKDTADFLWEFEDKDPNNPDTWYKNPYNEMEMKELVGTGMVEVYNHQHLWNNRQMPKIYHAFVDIWGTEKLWVTIDRANLNFPIRPGHEYKAFIHWDYDPETRPQNVQGVLALADQTDENMGGFQCIPELYREYETWKLTQPTDRNRFLPDISGMEDKIVKVKLEAGDLLIFNSLLPHGIRANRSDKVRMAQYISMVPAEEENDLLREWRINSWKNRTAPTGYAFPGDPRNWEQTRYETAVLSPLGRKLLGLDRW
- a CDS encoding alpha/beta hydrolase — encoded protein: MMKAVFFLYFLFLSSLGLHAQSSIKLYAGKATGSEEWTWTEKVITPSPGNRILFDVSEPELLHFPAPKDNANGTAIIVAPGGAFHILSIDNEGIRIAEWLNGLGISAFVLKYRLVKSKTDNPFETLMPLMQDKDKLDSINAPVVEMAKNDGIEAMKYLRTNADELGIDPQKIGFMGFSAGGTVTMSVALSAPEEWKPDFLAPVYLYRKAVIGSLMPQKKTPIFVAVASDDELDFMPHSVSLYQDWFAAGHPSELHVYENGGHGFGFAKKGTSSDQWTINFEHWLRIRGLIDKP
- a CDS encoding MFS transporter, which gives rise to MDKSLRLRFLILISFIAFISLGLPDGLLGIAWPFISNKLGIPLDNLGVLLMFFVAGYLSSSLTNSKIMSKISLGWLLAFSCFLTGTSLFGFAVSDYWIFLIFSVYFLGAGGGAIDTLLNIFASAKFSPSVVNWLHAFYGIGATSGPLILTWFFTMGHTWKSGYFFVGSIQISLGILFLLTSKMWAVKEDNKESKQEKISYRLTLQKPLVWLSIVIFFIYTGLEVSVGQWLFTILTKSRTIPEESAGLWVSTFWGSLTIGRILFGFLLQRNNAIQVLYIAMAGIILGAGAFMTDLSTLMSFTGIFLIGFSCAPIFPSMIALVPNLFGEKFAANIIGFQVSAAMIGGAILPAVSGFLTDTFGLEIIPVSFLIQAIFLALSYVFLIKNLKIKY
- a CDS encoding sulfatase family protein; amino-acid sequence: MKFNWVLTLLILILACSPKPSETIVSKRPNIIFIMSDDHAYQAISAYDKRLIQTPNIDRLASMGMLFTNASVTNSICAPSRATILTGKHSHLNGKVDNHFHFDTTNITFPQILQQAGYQTAMFGKLHFGNNPKGFDQFKILPGQGAYYNPEFITKYEGNITVNGYVTDIITDMTLYWLGNERKEDQPFLLMYLHKAPHRSWLMAERHLEEFTNRTFPEPATLFDDYSGRTSPAAEAEMNILKHMSWAGDHKVFPELMDELGIPEIGFDKPRYEFEYSRFDASQMENFRRAYGKVNEAFAKVYPSMTDEEKMRWKYQRYMQDYLGTIQAVDENMGRLLDYLEANGLMENTIIVYTSDQGFYLGEHGWYDKRFIYDESFKTPLLISWPGKVKAGSRSDELVQNLDFAQTFLEAAGIQAPSDMQGESLIPILTGQNDKWTRDAVYYHYYEYPAEHMVNRHYAIVTKDYKLVHYYYVEDQWELLDRNKDPLELKNFYDDPAYVEIKADLHRRLAALREKYQDNTAISQRYIDEFMKDALDGKVFGVSKEKAYEIMQRRERGTER
- a CDS encoding sugar phosphate isomerase/epimerase family protein, with amino-acid sequence MKNRREFLKNSLMVATGLSLTPLWLEGAPAIIKSYNKPNSKINGVQIGCITYSYRSMQDQSLEANIQYIKESGISAVEMMGEPVEYFAGMPQPTFNRMRAFQLGGKQRRGEELTASEKEELAEIRSQSEAYAKLVADWRNKTDFKKFEQAAKMFKDAGIEVYAFKPNAFGVNNSDAEVAYGMKAAKILGASHITLEHPSDDAQTLRLGKLGDIHKMKVGYHGHEQQTFTFWDTSLAQSKSNGLNFDIGHYIAAGHPDMMELIQKQQARIWSMHIKDRQTPANGKGNLAWGTGDTPVEEVLRMMRDKKYKFPATIELEYQVPGNSDAVKEVQKCLEFCRKALV